The Aspergillus luchuensis IFO 4308 DNA, chromosome 4, nearly complete sequence DNA window TAttggaggcggtggtgttaCTGGTTTAAAGGCGCTCGGTATCAAGGATTTGACATATCGACTCGCCTTCCTTTCTTGCATGGTCACTCCCGACACCACGACGCCGGGTCAGCAGTCTAACCAGCAGCTGAATGGACAATCGCACAACATTCTGGCTTCGCTCAACCAAAACCGGGATCCTGAATCCAACGAAGACCAGGCCCAAGAAGCTCTGCTCCAGAGCCTGACACCCTACGAGGTTCAAGACTTGAAGAATCTCGTTCACTCCGAGTACATCTACTCGCGTTTGATTGACTCGATCGCTCCCATGATTTACGGTCATCGGCAAATCAAGAAgggtctgctgctgcagctgattGGCGGTGTCGGCAAGTCCACAGAGCAAGAGAACCTCCAGCTTCGTGGTGACATCAACATTTGCATTGTCGGTGACCCATCCACGAGTAAGAGTCAGTTCTTGAAGTAAGTTTCATACCGGCTATTGCATACTGCTTTGCATGCCATGCTTACACGAGACAGATACATTTGCTCGTTGCACCCTCGCGCAGTCTACACCAGTGGCAAAGCCTCGTCTGCCGCCGGTTTGACCGCATCTGTTGTCAAGGACGCTGAGACAGGCGAGTTCACGATTGAAGCTGGTGCCTTGATGTTGGCTGTAAGTAACCTGATCTATCTGGTCAGCATTCGAAACTGACATATTGTGATACAGAATGGAGGTGGTATCTGCTGTATCGACGAGTTCGATAAGATGGACATCAGCGACCAGGTCGCCATTCACGAAGCCATGGAACAACAAACGATTTCTATTGCAAAGGCAGGAATCCATACCACCCTTAATGCTCGGGCTTCGATTCTAGCTGCCGCCAACCCCATCGGCGGCCGATACAATCCCAAGACTACACTACGCGGCAACCTTAACTTCAGTGCCCCCATTATGAGTCGATTCGATCTGTTCTTCGTGATCCGGGATGATCCAAACGAAACAGTGGATCGCAATCTGGCTGATCACATTGTCAATGTTCACATGAACCGCGACGAAGCTGTTCATCCCGAGCTCAGCACCGAGCAATTACTACGCTACATTCGATTCGCCCGTACCTTCAAGCCCGTTTTCAcggaggaggccaaggcttATCTGGTCGAAAAGTATAAGGAGCTTCGTGCTGGCGATGCTCAAGGTGGCATGGGCCGCTCTTCATACCGCATCACGGTTCGACAGCTGGAATCTCTGATCCGTCTTTCTGAAGCCGTTGCCAAAGCCAACTGTGTGGAAGAGATTATACCCAGGTTTGTGCGCGAGGCGTACGACCTTCTCCGACAGAGCATTGTGACGGTCGAGAAAGATGATGTCGAagtcgacgatgatgaacCCGCCGCAGCGGAGGGTCGCGCTGCTGAAGAGGATCATGAGATGGGCGATCGTGACCGTGATGGAGACAGCCCTATGCGCGAAGATGCCGAAACTGCCCAGCCCAAACGCTCAAGGACGAAGATCACATATGACAAGTACATGAAGATCCTGAACCTCATGGTCCGTCGTGTGCGGGACGATGAAGCGAATTCCGGTGAGGGTGTCGAGCAAGAGGATCTTCTCATCTGGTATCTGGAGCAGATTGAGTCCGAGATTGATACAGAGGACGATCTCCAGAATGAGCGTGACTTGGCTGTGAAGGTCCTGAAGCGAATGATCAAGGTATGTGCAATCATATCGCTGTCACTTTTACTTGATCCCATAACTAATCTCAATTACTTCCTGCAGGATAACATTCTGATGCCCATTCGCGGGCAAGGCCTTgtggatgccgatgatgaagggcAAAGTGAGCAAGTTCAACGCACTGTCTATGTGATGCATCCCAACTGCGCCATTGATGAGATGTAATGTCTGTTTAGTGTTTGGTTTTAGAAAAGGAAAC harbors:
- the MCM6 gene encoding MCM DNA helicase complex subunit MCM6 (BUSCO:EOG09260JT9;~COG:L;~EggNog:ENOG410PG2R;~InterPro:IPR027417,IPR027925,IPR041562,IPR001208, IPR033762,IPR041024,IPR031327,IPR012340,IPR008049, IPR018525;~PFAM:PF00493,PF18263,PF17207,PF17855,PF14551;~go_component: GO:0005634 - nucleus [Evidence IEA];~go_component: GO:0042555 - MCM complex [Evidence IEA];~go_function: GO:0003677 - DNA binding [Evidence IEA];~go_function: GO:0003678 - DNA helicase activity [Evidence IEA];~go_function: GO:0005524 - ATP binding [Evidence IEA];~go_process: GO:0006260 - DNA replication [Evidence IEA];~go_process: GO:0006270 - DNA replication initiation [Evidence IEA];~go_process: GO:0032508 - DNA duplex unwinding [Evidence IEA]), which gives rise to MSSLFDAVLQSELGSTAGSRDHRLHSDQIPSSRPQPPSESNGPMSDMHGFADDQVADSSASTVTRLRNPYLPGPPPVSDVAGEKVQQAFAELLETYQEETPSSAQAAPSSQVLSEKYYIAQIMGMAKWELSTLYVDFTHLTSMSNPILADAIANQYYRFQPFLTKALHDLIAKYEPEYFASHRQATAAGSVSSQAGTSMIAGNSSVSDNPELERNIREKTRHQQTDKLFSLAFYNLPLVSRLRQLRTSQIGKLVSVSGTVTRTSEIRPELSLGTFICEECKAVVTNVEQTFRYTEPSQCPNNTCGNRSGWRLDIGKSTFVDWQKVKLQESSHEIPTGSMPRTMDVILRGEMVDRAKAGERCIFTGTLIVVPDVSQLGLPGVRPEAVRDDGAFRGSDIGGGGVTGLKALGIKDLTYRLAFLSCMVTPDTTTPGQQSNQQLNGQSHNILASLNQNRDPESNEDQAQEALLQSLTPYEVQDLKNLVHSEYIYSRLIDSIAPMIYGHRQIKKGLLLQLIGGVGKSTEQENLQLRGDINICIVGDPSTSKSQFLKYICSLHPRAVYTSGKASSAAGLTASVVKDAETGEFTIEAGALMLANGGGICCIDEFDKMDISDQVAIHEAMEQQTISIAKAGIHTTLNARASILAAANPIGGRYNPKTTLRGNLNFSAPIMSRFDLFFVIRDDPNETVDRNLADHIVNVHMNRDEAVHPELSTEQLLRYIRFARTFKPVFTEEAKAYLVEKYKELRAGDAQGGMGRSSYRITVRQLESLIRLSEAVAKANCVEEIIPRFVREAYDLLRQSIVTVEKDDVEVDDDEPAAAEGRAAEEDHEMGDRDRDGDSPMREDAETAQPKRSRTKITYDKYMKILNLMVRRVRDDEANSGEGVEQEDLLIWYLEQIESEIDTEDDLQNERDLAVKVLKRMIKDNILMPIRGQGLVDADDEGQSEQVQRTVYVMHPNCAIDEM